The genomic stretch GGAGTCGCGCACCTGCTCGCAGAGCAACCGCAGCCCGTCCAGATCGTCAGGCTCCGGAGCGAACGCGTCCGGCCAGGCCGGCGGGAACCCATAGACCTCACCGGGCACGGTGAGCGCGCTCGGATGGCCGAGCACGACATCGCCGTACGGCACCCGCAACGCCCGCAACGCCACCCGCGCCGTGAAGGCGAGGTGGTCGACCACGATCGCGTCGGGCTGTATCTCGTCGAGGATCGCCCGCAGCCGCGCAGCGACTCCGGCCGGATCCCAGAGAAGGTCGGTGAGCCGCTCCCGCGCTTGATAGGAGAGGATCGAGACCATGCCGCGCCGCGTGGCATCGAAGAAGCCACGGAGGGACACGCCCTCGTCGGGCGCCTGCTCCTCCGCGCGGATCGTGCCCGGGTTCGAGCCACGCCCCAGCCGGAGTGCGATGTGCTCGAAGCCGAAGCCGTCGACGATCGAGCGTGTCGCGTCCCCGGTCGCGACGACGACGCGCTCACCCGCCTCCAGCCACGCCGTGCCCAGGGTCGCCAACGGCAGCAGGTGCGAGGCGTAGTCCGGACTGACGATCAGCAGGGTCACGAGGCCCCCAGGATGAGAGTCGAGCGGAGGGGACGCTCCTGGTCCGCGGTCGCATGCGCGTAAACGCCGGCGAGGGCGTGCGCCATCGCCTGCACCGTGTAGCGTTCGGCGACCATCGCGCGCCCGCGAGCCGCCGCGTGTTCGCCGAGCGGTCCGCCCGCGAGATCGAGTGCGGCCGTCGCTCCTGCGGCGAGCGCCTCGGGGTCTGCGGTGTCGACCAGGAAGCCGGTCTCCCCCTCGTCGACGTAGGTGACCGGTCCGCCGGTCGCCGGAGCAACGACGACCAGGCCCGCCGAGAGCGCCTCGAGGAGGGCGATGCCGAACTCCTCCTTGACGCTCGCACAGATGTACGCTCCGCCCGCGGCCGAGAGTCCCGGGCGGCCGTGTCGGATCGCGCCGAGCCACCGTGCGATCGTCCCGTTTGGCCGGTGACCGGCCAGGAGCAGGCCGTCGGACGCGACGGCGTCGATGCGGTCGATCTGCTCGCGCTCGTCGGAACTCGGGCCGGCCAGGTCTCCGCCCACCAGGAGCAGGTTGGCGCGGTCGCGGAGCGACGGGTCGGCCGCCCACGCCTCGGCGAGCGCCGCCATCCCCTTCACCCGGTGCAAGCGCCCGACGCTGAGCAGCAGCGGGAGTCCGTGCCGGTGCTCGGGAAGCTCCGCCAACAGCTGGTCGAGCGAGGCCAGATCACCGCCCTCGTCCAGAGCGACCGTCTCGCCTGCGGCGGAAGCGCGCGCTGCCGCCTCGCCGCGCTCGACGAGGCCAACGTCGATCCCCTCGGGGACGATCGTGTGCCGCTCCGGATGCGCGGTGATGTCGACGCCGATCAGCTCTCGGATGGTCGCGGCCAGCTCGTCGCGCGGGAAGAGCACCGTGTGCGCGGCGTCTGCGGCCAAGCGCTGCACGAGACGCACGCGGAACCAGAAGTGCTCGGCGACGTCACGCTCGCCGAAGTCTGCGCGGGTGAGTGCGCCGGAGGCATCCAAGCCCGCCATCAGAGCGTGCGGGTCCGGAGCGAGAGTGAACACGACCGGAATCTCGAGCTCCCGCGCGACCGCGGCCGCCGCGAGAGACCCCACATCCGCCATCCGCAGGTGCAGCACGTCGACCCGGCCGGCCGCGCGCAGGATCCGCCGGATGCCGCGCTCCGCCGCGACGCGACGGTCCCACGTCTGGGGCATCGCGACAGGCGACCCGACGAAGGGCACCGGGGCGAACCCGTGACCGGCCTCAGGCAGCTCCTCGAGTGCGCGCTCCGCCTCGGCCGGGGTCCCGCGCGAGAGCGTGAGCACCCGGTCGATTCCCTCCTGCTCGACGAGCGCGTCGCCCAGCCTCACGAGCAGTGTCGCAATGCCGCCGTTGTCGCCGGCACCCACCCGGGTCAGGGTCCCGTCGATGTCAGCGTGGACGAAGAGCTGGGCGACCGTCGGCCCGGCCGTAGAGGCGGGAGCGGCAGCGAGGTCGGTCAGTGCGAGTCGAGCGATCGGCCCGATCGACCCGTCTTGCTCGGCCAGACGCGTGAGCAGAAGCTCAGCGTCGTCGGATCCGCGCTCGCCGAGCGCCTCCGTCGCAGCGGCGCGCGTCTGCGGTCCCTCGTCATGATCAGCGGCCACCTGCAGAAGGGTGCGCTCCGCGATCGCCCCCGGGACCAACCCGAGCGTCTCGACGAACCGCGCCCGGGCGGGCGTCTCGCGCTCGCCGAGCAGCGCTCCCTCGAGCGACACCGCGACGAGGTCAGGGGTCGAGGAGGCCCAGAGCACGACCGTGCGCTGCGCGAGCATCCCCGAGAAACCGCCGTCGCGCACCAGGCGCAGCAGTGGACCGAGCGCGGCAGGTCGGGGAAGCCGCCCGCCGAACGCCCAGGCCGCGTGCTCGCGGAGGTACAGCCGCTCGTCCTCGAGCAGCATCAGCAGCGCAAGGTCAGCCTCCTCGTCAAAGACCTGAGCGAGCGAGTGCACGGCAGCTATCGCGGTGAGCTGATCGGAGGGATCCAGGGCGGCGCGGGTGAGCAGGCGCACGGCGCGACCGCCGCCGTCGCTCACTGCGGCAACCGTCAATTCGTCGGCCGACCGGATCGCTTCGAGCAGAGTGGGAGCGGCGCGCACGGCGTCGAGAACGGTCTGCGTGGCCATGCTTCACCTGGTCTGTCGGAGCGGAGAGTGCTGCGGAGGGTGGGGCGGAACACCACTCCAGACCGCCCGAGCAGCCCAAGAGAAGCGGACCGTTACCGAGCATGCCGCTTGAGCAGCTGGGATTTCGCCTCTTGCGTCCGAACTCCTCCCGCGGTACTGCCTCCCGTCAAGGGGATGATGCTCGCAGTTCGTTTGCGCCGTGCCCGAGGAGCGTCAGCCGCGGGTCCACTCCAGGAGCCGCTCCAGCGGCCAGGTGGTCACGATCCGCTCCTGGGGCACCCCCAAGCGCTCCGCCCGCTCGGCTCCGTAGTCGAGCAGGCGCAGCTGGCCCGGCGCATGCGCGTCGCTGTCGATCGAAAACAGGCAGCCCGCTTCGAGGGCGAGCGCGATCAGCTCGTCCGGCGGGTCCTCGCGCTCGGGTCGAGCGTTGATCTCGACAGCGGTCCCGTGATCGGCGCAGGCCCGGAACACGGCACGGGCATCGAAAGTCGAGGGCGGGCGGGTGCCGCGCTCGCCCGCCACCAGTCGCCCGGTGACATGGCCGAGAATGTCCGTCCGGGGGTCCGAGGCTGCCGCCACCAGCCGTGCGGTCATCTCGCGGGAGGGCAGCCGCAGCTTCGAGTGCGCGCTCGCAACGACCACGTCGAGCCGGCGCAACAGGTCGTCGCTCTGATCGAGCGCCCCGTCCTCCACCACGTCCACCTCGATTCCGCTGAGCAGCCGCAGCGGCGCCGTGTCGAGCGTCGCGAGGTGCCGGAGCTGCTCCTCCAGCCGCTGCACACTGAGACAGTGCGCGACCCGGAGCCGAGGGGAGTGGTCGGTGAGCGCCAAGTAGTCGTGGCCGAGGGCGCGAGCCGCGTCCGCCATCGCACTGATGGCTGTCGCTCCGTCGGACCATTCGCTGTGACTGTGCAGGTCTCCGCGAAGCCGCCCCCGCAACGCACTGGTGGGCGGCGGCTCGGAGCCGCGCAGCTCGGCGAGGTACTCGGGCACACGGCCCGCCCGTGTCTGCTCGATCACGGTGAAGGTCGTGTCTCCGATCCCGGACGCCCTCCGCACCCGAGCGAGGTCGTTCCGCTCCTCGGGCGTCATGCCTTCCAGTACCGCGGCCGCGCGCCGGAACGCCTTCGCCCGATAGCGCGAGGCCCGCTCCCGCTCCAGCAGCGTCGCGATCTCCTCCAGCGCCGCGATGGGGTCCATGCCCTCGGTCTATCACGGCCAGACCCGACCACTCAGCCCCTTGCCGACGCACGAGGGCACCCGACACCGCAGCCTGAGAACCGTCCGAGGCCCGTTGCGACGCATTTCGATCGAGATATATCGTGACACCATCAACTCGCGATGTATCGCGTTTCCGCAAGGCACCAGAGATGCAGGAGGAGGAGCTATGTCCCTCGAGAAATGGCTCGTGCAAGCGGGCGAGACGAAGGTCATCGACCTCGACGTCGTCCGCTCGCTCAAGGTCGCCCTGGTGGGTGGCCAGGTCGACGTCATCGCCCACGACGAGCCGACGGCGCGCGTAGAAGTCCACAGCGTCGACGGCCGCCCGCTCAAGGTCTCGATGGACGGCGACCGCCTCGACATCGATCACGTCCAGCTGCGCTGGGACACGATCGTGGACGTCGTGAAGGGCCTCGGCCGGCGGGGTGACCGCGCCGACCTCAGCCTCCTCGTCCCCCGCGGAATTGACGTGACCTTCGACACCGTCTCGGCCGACGGCCTGGTCTTCGGCCTGCACAGCGACGCCCGCATCTCGACGGTCGGCGGCGACATCGTCGTGGACGGCTTGCACGGCGACATCGAGGTGAACACCGTTTATGGCGAGCTCTCGGTCCGCAGCCACACCGGCCGGGTCAGCGCCCGCACCGTCTCCGGCGACGTCACTGCCACCGGCGAACTCACCCGCTTCACCGTCGACGGACTCTCGGGCAGTGTCTTCGTCGACGCCGAGGGCACGCCCGACCAGATCCGGGCCAACACCGTCAGCGGCGATCTCACCGTCCGCATTGACGAGGGCCTCGGCGCCCGCTACCGCATCAACACGGTCTCGGGCGCACTTCAGCTCGACGGCTCCGTCGTCAAGGGCACCTTCGGCCGGGGCTACACCTCGACCACCGGCTCCCTGGACTCGGCGTGGGTCGACGTCACCGCCAACTCGGTCTCGGGGGACGTGAGCGTCGTCCGCCGATCGAAGACCACCGCCTCGGCCACGGTCGGCGAGGGCTGGGGCTCTCCCGAGTCCGGTCCCGACGACGGTCAGCGCCCGATGGATGGAGGCTCGCTGTGAGCCCCGTCTTCGCACACGGCCGCCTGCGCCTCTACCTGCTCAACCTCCTCGCCGAATCGCCGCGCCACGGCTACGAGCTGATCCAGGCACTCAGCGAGCGCTTCGGCGGCACCTACGCCCCCAGCGCCGGCACCGTCTATCCGCGCCTAGCGAAGCTCGAGGAGGAGGGACTCGTCACGAAGGAGGCGGACGGCCGCAAGACCGTCTACTCCATCACCGACGCCGGCCGCGCCGAGCTCACCGCCCGGGCGACCGATCTGGGCGACATCGAGGAGGAGCTCACCGACTCCGTCCGTCGCTTGGCCGACGAGGTGCGCCTCGGCGTCGCGGAGGCGATGAAGAGTCTCCGCGCCGACCTGGCCAGCGCCGCCCGCGACGCGCGAGAGCCCGGTCGCCGTCCGGAGCACTCCGCCGAGAAACAGCGCCCACAGGACCCGCCGACCGGCCCAGCCGACTCCCACCCGACCGACTCCCACCCAACCGGCTCCCACCCAGCCGGCTCCGAGCACACCGCACCCGACGCGCGCACCGCCTCGCGCCTCGCCCTGCGCGACGCCGAAGTGCTGCTCACCGAGTTCCGTGACGAACTGCGCGCGCAGCTGCGCACCGCCTCCGCCACGGGCTCTGTGACGACCGCGAGCGTCGACGCCCTGCGCGCCGCGCTCGAGCAGGCCCGCGCCGCCGTCCGCTCCACCCTGGGCTGACGGCGCAGTAGGCGGGGAATCCCAGGGTCCCCGCCTACTGCCGCCCTACCGCCAGCGCCTCCTCCTCCACGTCGAGGAACGCCAGCGCACTCACCACCGCCGGCTCCTGATACCGCCCCTGCGCGCGGGCACGCAGCACCGCCTCCCGCTCGGCCGCGATCATCACGCGCCGAAGCCGGTTGTAGGCCTGCGGCAGCGGCTCCGCGCCCTCACCCTCCGGCGGGTTCTGCAGCGCGTCGGCGAGGAACGTTGCATTGCGTCGCAGCCGGTCGAGCACCCGATCCTCGACCCCGTCCTGCGGTTCCTCGTCGAGCCGTGAGAGACCAGCCGCCTGCGCCTCGGCAAGGAGCATCTGCTTCTCCACATGCTCCTGCATCTCGTTCGGAGCCGGCAACTTCAGCGCCCGAATGAGGCGCGGGAGCGCGAGACCCTCGACCAGGGTCCCCGCCACCACGACGAAGGCGAGGAACTGCAGAAACGCGCGCTGCGGCGTCTCCTCCGGCAGAAGGAACGCGGCCGCGAGCGTCACCACACCGCGGATGCCCGCGAAGGAGACCCCGATTGCGGTCGGCCAGGTCCACCCGCGCTGCCGCAATCGGCTCGGGCCGTGGCGGAAGAGCAGCGTCGTCATACACATCCAGGCCACGCGGCTGCCGATCAGCGCCGCGAGCACCGCCGCGCCGATGCCGACCGTCTGCCAGACCCCGACCCCGGAGTCGGCGGTCGCCCGCACCACCGACGAGAGGCTGAGCCCGATGAAGAGGAACACCGCGTTCTCGAGGAGGAATTGGATCGTCCGCCAGTTCAGCGACTCCGCGATGCGCGCCTGCGCCGACTGGATGACGGGCGCGCGGAAGCCGAGGTAGAGCCCCGCGACCACGACCGCGAGTACTCCCGATCCGTGCAGCAGCTGTGCCGGGATGAACGCCACGTACGGCGTCACCAGCGAGAGGCTCGTGTCGAGCACCGACGACTGCACCTGCCTGCGGACGAAGCCGAGCAGCACGGCGACGCCGATGCCCACTCCGGCCCCTACCACCACGGCCAGCACGAAGTCGGCGGCGATCCGGCCGGGGGTCACCGTGCTCACGATCGCCAGGAGGGAGGCGTTCAGCGCTACCAGCGCGGTCGCATCATTGAGCAGGCTCTCGCCCTCGAGCACCGTCAGCATGCGCCTGGGCAGTCGGAGCCGACCTGCGATCGCCGTGACCGCCACCGCGTCCGTGGGCGCCACGATCGCGCCGAAGGCGAGCGCCGCGGCGACCGTGATCGCCGGAACGACCATCCAAGCCACCGCGCCGACGACCGCGACTGTGAAAACGACGAGCCCGACCGAGAGCAGCAGGATGCTATCACCGCGAGCCCGCACATCGAGGACGGAGGTGCGCAGCGCCGCCGCGTAGAGCAGCGGCGGCAGAATCCCGAACAGCACCACGTCGGGCTCGACCACCACCGCGGGGATGCCCGGCACGAACGACGCGAGGGCGCCCACAGCCACCAGCGCGACGGGAGCGGACCATCCGACCCGGCCCGAGAGTCCGGTGACCAGGACAGTCACCACCACGAACGAGACGATCCACACGATCGCGACGACCGGTTCCTCCATCGCGGCACTCCTTCGGGCGCCCGCGCGCCACGGCCCTCTTGTGGCCGTCCGGCGAGCGTGCGCGGCGAGCCTCCGCGGCGAGCGCCCGCGACGGACGGCTGCTACCGCCCGGCCTCGTGAATGTCGCGCGCCTTAGTGATGTGCCCCGGATCCACCGGGTTCATCCCGAGCACGATCTTGCCCCGCGAGTGCCGCTTCTCGAGATCGTCGAAGGCGTCCTGCACCTGATCGAAGGGGTAGAAGCCCGAGACGAGCACCCGCAGCTTCTGCTCGGCGACCAGGCCGACCAGCTCGCTCAGGATCTCGGTGTCGCGCTGGGCCGTCTCGGCGTCGGGCCAGACGGCGCGCAGCTCGATCTCCTTGCGGTCGTCGCTGGAGTGGAAGCGACCCGCCGCGATGCCGAGCTCGTCGGCGAGGGCGTCGTTCTCCCCGCCGAAGTTGTCGAGGAACACCGTGACTCCGTCGCGCGCCGCGGCACGGATGCGCTCGGCGATTCCGTCGCCGTAGACCACCGGCTTCACGCCGATCTGGCGGAGGTAGTCGAAGTTGCGCTCGCCGCAGGTGCCGATCACGCTCGCGCCGCGCAGCTTCGCGAGCTGGATTTCAAGGCTGCCCACTCCTCCGGCCGCGGCGGAGACGACAACCGTGTCGTCGGGTCCGACCTGCGTGGCCTCGAGCGCGCGCCAGGCCGTCACTCCGGCCAGGAACAGCGCGCCGCCGACCTCCCAGCTCACGGAGGCGGGCTTGGCGACGAGGTTCCGGCGCGGCACCACGACGTGGGTGGCATGCGAGCCGACGAGCGCGTGGCCGACCACGTCGCTGCGGAGCTTGATATCGGTGACGCCCTCGCCCAGGGCAACGATGACGCCCGAGAAGTCGGTGCCCTGGCGCATCGGGAAGGCGGCCGAGTGGTCGGAGTCGAAGAGTCCCTGTCGGATAAACGCCTCCATGTGATTCACCCCGGCGGCGAGCACCTCGACCAGCACCTCGCCCGGTCCAGGACGGGGCCGGTCGACCTCGGCGATCTCGAGGACGTCCGCGTCGCCGAAGCGGCTGTACTGGACGACGCGGCTGGAGGTAGGGCTCAGGCGGGACATGCGCTCATCATCCGCCCCCACGCCCCGAAGCCCCTGACCCCCGAACGGGGACGTGCGGCTCAGGAGGCGTCGCTCGGGCAGTACAGCTGGGTCCGGGGTCCTGAACGGTCGATCACATGCTCGGACATCGCTCGTCCGCAGATCGGGCACGCCTGACCGGCCGGCGCCTCCTGCTCGGGCTGGTCGTACGGGCCCAGCGGCGGCGGGCCGAGCCAGGGGAACAGCCGCGCGTTGAAGCGCTGATAGAGGGAGCCGGTCTTCTTCCGCGTCATATTCCTTAGTGTACTAACCATCAGTGCACGATGAGAGGATGTCGTTGTGGAACCCGACCCGCTCGCCCTCGAAAACCAGGTCTGCTTCTCCCTCGCCGTCGCGGCGCGCACCGTCATTGGCCTCTACCGGCCCGTGCTCGAACCGCTCGGGCTCACGCATCCGCAGTACCTCGTGATGCTCGCGCTCTGGGAGCGCAGCC from Rathayibacter rathayi encodes the following:
- a CDS encoding PadR family transcriptional regulator codes for the protein MSPVFAHGRLRLYLLNLLAESPRHGYELIQALSERFGGTYAPSAGTVYPRLAKLEEEGLVTKEADGRKTVYSITDAGRAELTARATDLGDIEEELTDSVRRLADEVRLGVAEAMKSLRADLASAARDAREPGRRPEHSAEKQRPQDPPTGPADSHPTDSHPTGSHPAGSEHTAPDARTASRLALRDAEVLLTEFRDELRAQLRTASATGSVTTASVDALRAALEQARAAVRSTLG
- a CDS encoding cation:proton antiporter — translated: MEEPVVAIVWIVSFVVVTVLVTGLSGRVGWSAPVALVAVGALASFVPGIPAVVVEPDVVLFGILPPLLYAAALRTSVLDVRARGDSILLLSVGLVVFTVAVVGAVAWMVVPAITVAAALAFGAIVAPTDAVAVTAIAGRLRLPRRMLTVLEGESLLNDATALVALNASLLAIVSTVTPGRIAADFVLAVVVGAGVGIGVAVLLGFVRRQVQSSVLDTSLSLVTPYVAFIPAQLLHGSGVLAVVVAGLYLGFRAPVIQSAQARIAESLNWRTIQFLLENAVFLFIGLSLSSVVRATADSGVGVWQTVGIGAAVLAALIGSRVAWMCMTTLLFRHGPSRLRQRGWTWPTAIGVSFAGIRGVVTLAAAFLLPEETPQRAFLQFLAFVVVAGTLVEGLALPRLIRALKLPAPNEMQEHVEKQMLLAEAQAAGLSRLDEEPQDGVEDRVLDRLRRNATFLADALQNPPEGEGAEPLPQAYNRLRRVMIAAEREAVLRARAQGRYQEPAVVSALAFLDVEEEALAVGRQ
- a CDS encoding PHP domain-containing protein; the protein is MDPIAALEEIATLLERERASRYRAKAFRRAAAVLEGMTPEERNDLARVRRASGIGDTTFTVIEQTRAGRVPEYLAELRGSEPPPTSALRGRLRGDLHSHSEWSDGATAISAMADAARALGHDYLALTDHSPRLRVAHCLSVQRLEEQLRHLATLDTAPLRLLSGIEVDVVEDGALDQSDDLLRRLDVVVASAHSKLRLPSREMTARLVAAASDPRTDILGHVTGRLVAGERGTRPPSTFDARAVFRACADHGTAVEINARPEREDPPDELIALALEAGCLFSIDSDAHAPGQLRLLDYGAERAERLGVPQERIVTTWPLERLLEWTRG
- a CDS encoding DUF4097 domain-containing protein → MSLEKWLVQAGETKVIDLDVVRSLKVALVGGQVDVIAHDEPTARVEVHSVDGRPLKVSMDGDRLDIDHVQLRWDTIVDVVKGLGRRGDRADLSLLVPRGIDVTFDTVSADGLVFGLHSDARISTVGGDIVVDGLHGDIEVNTVYGELSVRSHTGRVSARTVSGDVTATGELTRFTVDGLSGSVFVDAEGTPDQIRANTVSGDLTVRIDEGLGARYRINTVSGALQLDGSVVKGTFGRGYTSTTGSLDSAWVDVTANSVSGDVSVVRRSKTTASATVGEGWGSPESGPDDGQRPMDGGSL
- a CDS encoding glycosyltransferase, with translation MATQTVLDAVRAAPTLLEAIRSADELTVAAVSDGGGRAVRLLTRAALDPSDQLTAIAAVHSLAQVFDEEADLALLMLLEDERLYLREHAAWAFGGRLPRPAALGPLLRLVRDGGFSGMLAQRTVVLWASSTPDLVAVSLEGALLGERETPARARFVETLGLVPGAIAERTLLQVAADHDEGPQTRAAATEALGERGSDDAELLLTRLAEQDGSIGPIARLALTDLAAAPASTAGPTVAQLFVHADIDGTLTRVGAGDNGGIATLLVRLGDALVEQEGIDRVLTLSRGTPAEAERALEELPEAGHGFAPVPFVGSPVAMPQTWDRRVAAERGIRRILRAAGRVDVLHLRMADVGSLAAAAVARELEIPVVFTLAPDPHALMAGLDASGALTRADFGERDVAEHFWFRVRLVQRLAADAAHTVLFPRDELAATIRELIGVDITAHPERHTIVPEGIDVGLVERGEAAARASAAGETVALDEGGDLASLDQLLAELPEHRHGLPLLLSVGRLHRVKGMAALAEAWAADPSLRDRANLLLVGGDLAGPSSDEREQIDRIDAVASDGLLLAGHRPNGTIARWLGAIRHGRPGLSAAGGAYICASVKEEFGIALLEALSAGLVVVAPATGGPVTYVDEGETGFLVDTADPEALAAGATAALDLAGGPLGEHAAARGRAMVAERYTVQAMAHALAGVYAHATADQERPLRSTLILGAS
- a CDS encoding NADP-dependent oxidoreductase is translated as MSRLSPTSSRVVQYSRFGDADVLEIAEVDRPRPGPGEVLVEVLAAGVNHMEAFIRQGLFDSDHSAAFPMRQGTDFSGVIVALGEGVTDIKLRSDVVGHALVGSHATHVVVPRRNLVAKPASVSWEVGGALFLAGVTAWRALEATQVGPDDTVVVSAAAGGVGSLEIQLAKLRGASVIGTCGERNFDYLRQIGVKPVVYGDGIAERIRAAARDGVTVFLDNFGGENDALADELGIAAGRFHSSDDRKEIELRAVWPDAETAQRDTEILSELVGLVAEQKLRVLVSGFYPFDQVQDAFDDLEKRHSRGKIVLGMNPVDPGHITKARDIHEAGR